A genomic stretch from Erigeron canadensis isolate Cc75 chromosome 9, C_canadensis_v1, whole genome shotgun sequence includes:
- the LOC122581338 gene encoding receptor-like kinase TMK4 produces the protein MPHRRHFLFLLYLLFTTVVTADDAAVMSILAKSFSPTPSSWTPTTEYCEWAGITCDNSKRVTAIDLTPQPPSIPHLSGTLPPDIKNLTQLKTLILQDNSLSGPLPDLSDLNLLETLKLDSNNFTSIPQNFFTGLNSLQTFSISDNLDLSPWVIPDDITLATNLQSFYASNSKITGSIPDVFDKLSNLQNLRLSYNNLTGSLPRSFGGSMIQNLWANNQLQGLSGQLDVISSMTQVTQLWLQANSFTGEIPDLSNCTILFDLQLRDNSLTGLVPDSLMSLPKLANVTLQNNKLQGPLPVFKEGVKNELGTDTNSFCLDTPGPCDPQVTTLLEVARNIGYPTLLAEAWKGNDACNHWSYISCDSSGKNVISVSFGNKNFSGTISPAFANLTSLRTLLLNDNSLVGVIPEVLATLPNLVTFDVSNNNLSGKVPVFPPRVKFMNTGNALLGQDVPTGPSGQGAGSGDAGGVSSGSRKGSGSAGMAVGIVIGVVVFVVILLFVLYKCYYVKKRNQKDVKVKDLENGKAIVKASDMGGSSNAHRVSELQSQSSGDHTEMSVFEGGNVNISIDILREVTNNFSDENILGRGGFGIVYKGELHDGTKIAVKRMESGIMGTKGLKEFQAEIAVLTKVRHRHLVALLGYCINGNERLLVYEYMPQGTLSQHLFEGKEHGSSPLSWKQRVSIALDVGRGVEYLHSLAQQSFIHRDLKPSNILLGNDMRAKVADFGLVKNAPDGKHSLETRLAGTFGYLAPEYAATGRVTTKVDVYAFGVVLMELIAGRRALEESMPEDKSHLVTWFRRVLISKENIVKAMDQTLYTDDEETLESICRVAELAGHCTARDPYQRPDMGHAVNVLGPLVQKWEPSRPEEEDGYGIDLHMSLPQVLQRWQADEGTSRMFDDSFGQTHSSIPSKPSGLADTFQSMDAR, from the exons ATGCCCCACCGCCGCCACTTCCTCTTTCTCCTCTACCTCCTCTTCACCACCGTGGTCACCGCCGATGACGCCGCCGTCATGTCCATTCTCGCTAAATCCTTCTCACCAACCCCATCATCATGGACACCAACAACCGAATATTGCGAATGGGCCGGCATAACTTGCGACAACTCAAAACGTGTCACAGCAATCGACCTCACACCACAACCTCCATCAATACCACATTTATCAGGAACATTACCTCCAGACATTAAAAATCTAACCCAACTCAAAACCTTAATCCTCCAAGATAACTCCTTGTCGGGCCCATTGCCGGATTTATCGGACCTTAATCTACTCGAAACACTTAAACTAGATTCCAACAACTTTACCTCAATCCCACAAAACTTTTTTACTGGGCTAAACAGTTTACAAACTTTTAGTATTTCAGATAATCTTGATTTGTCACCTTGGGTGATTCCTGATGACATCACATTAGCTACTAATTTACAAAGTTTTTACGCTAGTAACTCCAAAATAACCGGCTCAATTCCTGATGTTTTTGATAAGTTGTCAAATTTACAGAATCTTAGATTATCTTATAACAATTTAACAGGGAGTTTGCCAAGGAGTTTTGGTGGGTCAATGATTCAGAATTTGTGGGCTAATAATCAGTTACAGGGGCTTTCGGGTCAACTCGATGTGATTTCGAGTATGACTCAAGTGACTCAGCTTTGGTTGCAGGCCAACTCGTTCACCGGTGAAATTCCTGATCttagtaattgtactattttatttgatttgcAATTAAGAGATAATTCATTAACCGGGCTAGTTCCGGATTCTTTAATGAGTTTGCCTAAGTTAGCGAATGTTACTTTACAAAATAATAAGTTACAAGGTCCTTTGCCCGTGTTTAAGGAAGGCGTAAAAAATGAATTAGGGACTGATACTAATAGTTTTTGTTTAGATACGCCTGGCCCGTGTGATCCTCAAGTGACTACGTTGCTTGAGGTTGCGCGAAATATTGGGTATCCAACGTTGTTAGCCGAGGCTTGGAAAGGGAACGATGCTTGTAACCACTGGAGTTATATAAGTTGTGATTCTTCTGGGAAGAATGTGATAAGTGTAAGCTTTGGTAATAAGAACTTTTCGGGTACTATTTCCCCTGCTTTTGCGAATTTGACTTCGTTAAGGACTTTGTTGTTGAATGATAATAGTTTGGTTGGTGTGATACCGGAGGTGTTGGCTACTTTACCGAATCTTGTAACGTTTGATGTGTCGAATAATAATCTTTCTGGTAAGGTACCGGTTTTTCCACCAAGGGTGAAGTTTATGAATACGGGTAATGCTTTGTTAGGTCAAGACGTGCCTACTGGGCCATCTGGACAGGGGGCGGGTTCTGGTGATGCAGGTGGGGTTTCCTCTGGGTCTAGAAAGGGTTCGGGTTCAGCTGGTATGGCAGTTGGTATTGTGATTGGTGTTGTGGTTTTTGTTGTGATTCtgttgtttgtgttatataagtGTTATTATGTCAAGAAAAGAAACCAGAAGGATGTTAAAGTTAAAGATCTTGAAAATGGTAAGGCAATAGTTAAAGCTAGTGATATGGGCGGGAGTTCGAATGCTCATAGAGTTAGTGAATTGCAGAGTCAAAGCAGTGGTGATCATACCGAAATGTCTGTTTTTGAAGGCGGTAATGTTAATATTTCTATTGATATTCTTCGAGAAGTGACCAATAATTTCAGTGACGAAAACATTTTGGGGAGAGGTGGGTTCGGGATTGTTTACAAAGGGGAATTACATGACGGGACTAAGATAGCTGTTAAAAGAATGGAATCGGGCATTATGGGGACAAAAGGGCTGAAAGAATTTCAAGCTGAGATTGCAGTACTGACTAAAGTCAGGCATAGGCATCTCGTGGCTCTTCTTGGATATTGTATTAACGGGAACGAGAGGCTTTTGGTATATGAGTACATGCCACAAGGAACTTTAAGTCAACATTTGTTCGAAGGCAAGGAACATGGAAGCAGTCCTCTAAGTTGGAAACAACGAGTTTCCATAGCTCTGGATGTTGGAAGGGGTGTCGAGTATTTACACAGTTTGGCACAGCAGAGCTTCATTCATAGAGATTTAAAGCCATCTAATATTCTTCTTGGTAATGACATGCGAGCAAAAGTGGCTGATTTTGGATTGGTGAAGAATGCACCTGATGGAAAGCATTCTTTGGAGACACGATTGGCTGGAACTTTCGGTTACCTAGCACCTGAATATGCTG CTACTGGGAGAGTAACTACAAAGGTGGACGTATATGCATTTGGAGTGGTGCTAATGGAGTTGATAGCGGGTAGAAGAGCCTTGGAAGAGAGTATGCCTGAGGACAAAAGTCATTTGGTGACATGGTTCCGTCGGGTCCTTATCTCCAAAGAAAACATAGTAAAAGCCATGGACCAAACTCTCTACACCGATGATGAAGAAACACTTGAAAGCATTTGCAGAGTGGCTGAGCTAGCAGGCCACTGCACTGCACGAGATCCATACCAAAGACCTGACATGGGTCATGCAGTTAATGTATTAGGCCCACTTGTGCAGAAATGGGAACCTTCACGACCCGAAGAAGAAGATGGCTATGGCATTGACCTTCATATGAGCCTTCCTCAAGTCCTTCAAAGATGGCAAGCAGATGAAGGCACTTCAAGAATGTTCGACGACTCCTTTGGTCAAACTCATTCAAGTATTCCATCTAAACCCTCAGGGCTAGCAGACACTTTCCAGTCGATGGATGCCCGATAG
- the LOC122581339 gene encoding probable glucan endo-1,3-beta-glucosidase A6, whose amino-acid sequence MENKNVTKMALVFLSFLCLIAFSRAVVSNRIGINYGRLGNNLPPPARSIELLQNMSIGRVKLYDADHEILNLLSQTNIDVAITVANDEISGIAANQHLADQWVFEHILTHYPNTRIRFVLVGNEILSTTTTAQDLQIARDLVPAMRRIKNTIKAQGIKNIKVSTPLAMDMMQTTFPPSNGTFKPEIRELMIPLLKYLNGTKSYIFLDVYPYFAWSESRRNNQTGINLDYALLKSVNQTYTDPQTGLVYNNLLDQMLDSVVYAMAKLGYDDMMLGIAETGWPHEGDSNEIGANRENAAEYNNNVVRKMSAVPATGTPARPGVVIPTFIFSMFDENQKYGPSTERHWGLLHPNGTSVYQMNITAKGVPSD is encoded by the exons ATGGAGAACAAGAATGTCACCAAGATGGCTCTTGTTTTTCTCTCATTCTTGTGTCTCATTGCTTTCTCAA GGGCTGTGGTCTCGAACCGGATTGGTATAAACTACGGGCGACTAGGAAACAACCTTCCACCTCCAGCACGGTCGATTGAACTTCTTCAGAACATGAGCATTGGTCGTGTCAAACTCTACGATGCTGATCACGAGATCCTCAACCTTCTATCACAGACAAATATCGATGTGGCAATAACAGTTGCTAATGATGAAATCTCCGGAATAGCAGCAAACCAACACCTTGCAGACCAATGGGTATTTGAGCATATCTTAACTCACTATCCAAACACAAGAATTCGGTTTGTACTCGTTGGAAATGAAATCTTGAGCACCACAACCACAGCTCAAGATTTACAAATAGCTCGTGATCTTGTACCCGCTATGCGACGAATCAAGAACACGATTAAAGCACAAGGCATCAAAAACATCAAAGTTTCAACCCCTCTTGCCATGGATATGATGCAAACCACATTTCCACCTTCAAATGGGACTTTCAAGCCAGAAATACGCGAACTTATGATACCGTTGTTAAAATACTTAAACGGAACAAAATCTTATATCTTCTTAGACGTTTACCCTTATTTTGCGTGGTCAGAAAGCCGAAGAAATAACCAAACGGGCATCAACCTTGATTACGCTTTACTAAAAAGCGTAAACCAAACGTACACTGACCCACAAACCGGGTTAGTGTACAACAATCTTCTGGATCAAATGCTTGACTCGGTGGTGTATGCAATGGCTAAACTAGGATATGATGACATGATGCTTGGTATTGCAGAAACGGGTTGGCCACACGAAGGTGACTCAAATGAAATCGGCGCAAACAGAGAAAATGCAGCAGAGTATAACAACAATGTGGTTCGAAAAATGTCTGCGGTTCCAGCCACTGGGACCCCGGCTAGACCTGGTGTAGTCATTCCGACTTTTATATTTTCGATGTTTGATGAGAATCAAAAGTATGGACCGAGTACCGAAAGGCATTGGGGCTTGTTGCATCCTAATGGAACCTCTGTTTATCAGATGAATATAACCGCGAAAGGTGTCCCGTCTGATTAG
- the LOC122583498 gene encoding UDP-glycosyltransferase 75D1-like: MLICDYHVLLVCLPHQSHINPTLRLATKLARAGAQVTFATTVDGLNNLKNRPSLPTLSYDSFSEEGAKGKTNYLEEIKRVGSASLKNLLLTKAENGQKINFIIYGLALPWVAEVARELHVPSAFFFFQSGISFSAVYNFFKSNGGLINSKYDTNSTIKIPGLPLLNYDELPGYLQPSHASYSPRPSFIEHIQILEKCPNPLVLINSSEELEETSTISIPNHITIFFTGSLVYNDIKKPLVCDIFDDLDRGKYLQWLDSKPDKSVIYVSFGSIAELHKNQKEELFQGLILSGYSFLLVLRDHEELIKENYHTLEKDNYLIVKWCSQVEVLNHASIGCFVMHCGWNSIMESVLSGVPVVGCPQFADQMMNAKMVEQVWGNGVKAVEDGDSDGVVGREETKRCLMVVMGDEMIKMKCEKLKYIAMKAMGDCGSSSKHLEHLFKYFEDVLA; this comes from the coding sequence ATGCTTATCTGCGACTACCATGTCCTCCTAGTATGTTTACCACACCAAAGCCATATCAACCCCACTCTCCGACTAGCCACCAAACTCGCACGTGCCGGTGCGCAAGTCACCTTTGCTACCACCGTAGATGGCCTCAACAACCTCAAAAACCGCCCTTCCCTCCCCACTTTATCTTATGATTCCTTCTCTGAGGAGGGCGCCAAAGGAAAAACAAATTACCTTGAAGAAATCAAGCGTGTGGGTTCAGCTAGCCTTAAAAATCTCTTGTTGACAAAAGCTGAAAATGGTCAAAAgattaatttcataatttatGGTCTCGCCCTCCCATGGGTGGCTGAGGTGGCACGTGAACTTCACGTGCCATcagcatttttctttttccaatctGGAATATCATTTTCGGCGGTGTATAACTTTTTCAAAAGTAATGGTGGGTTAATAAATTCCAAATATGACACTAATAGTACAATAAAAATACCAGGATTACCATTGTTAAATTACGATGAACTCCCTGGCTATTTACAACCATCACATGCATCATATTCACCCAGGCCCTCTTTTATAGAACACATTCAAATCCTAGAAAAGTGTCCAAACCCTTTAGTCCTAATCAACTCATCTGAAGAATTAGAAGAAACATCAACTATATCGATACCAAATCATATAACCATTTTCTTTACCGGGTCATTAGTATATAATGACATCAAGAAACCATTGGTGTGTGATATTTTCGACGATTTGGATCGTGGAAAATACCTCCAATGGCTAGATTCCAAACCCGATAAATCAGTTATATACGTTTCATTTGGGAGCATAGCGGAGTTacacaaaaatcaaaaggaagAACTATTCCAAGGACTAATTCTATCCGGGTATTCATTTTTGTTAGTTTTACGTGATCACGAAGAGTTGATCAAAGAAAATTATCACACATTGGAAAAGGATAATTATTTGATAGTGAAATGGTGTTCACAAGTGGAGGTTTTGAACCATGCATCAATTGGGTGTTTTGTGATGCATTGTGGATGGAACTCGATAATGGAGAGTGTGTTGAGTGGCGTGCCGGTTGTGGGGTGTCCGCAGTTTGCGGATCAAATGATGAATGCAAAGATGGTGGAGCAAGTGTGGGGGAATGGGGTGAAGGCGGTTGAGGATGGTGATAGTGACGGTGTGGTTGGGAGGGAAGAGACTAAGAGGTGTTTGATGGTGGTGATGGGTGatgaaatgataaaaatgaaatgTGAGAAATTGAAGTACATTGCCATGAAAGCTATGGGAGATTGTGGGTCTTCAAGTAAACATTTGGAGCACTTGTTTAAATACTTTGAAGATGTTTTAGCATGA